The following proteins are encoded in a genomic region of Dioscorea cayenensis subsp. rotundata cultivar TDr96_F1 chromosome 8, TDr96_F1_v2_PseudoChromosome.rev07_lg8_w22 25.fasta, whole genome shotgun sequence:
- the LOC120267261 gene encoding uncharacterized protein LOC120267261 — MRMKRMAYCALAIPQEIAADVYSSDRVVDAGTPSQEMPTCIKDRDDLLRWMCESFLGTYVQRNEEVEQDNSTTVPDEECSENQQARAEDAAREEVTPTQAGEASRGKSTDAPTSVEEEVATILTSNKKFKTVVERGLVVEIIIDEVAFEKYGLAELLKERYLYKSSTFAESYSLSLVQEFYSNLLPSDKGITRVYVRGKWISFTLVFLNKFLEFKSEVKGNYEEGIELNEDVLKDITGGRIESWGEETRLSASTLIAKYNVLFRLGIQNWLPIPHNFSIVKELALLLFAVGTGKKFNLGRQIFQNIVKETNYTSSSTSLGYPAPLSQYLLQHGVQLRKGEAVTVVKKLKIS; from the exons atgaggatgaagaggaTGGCCTACTGTGCTCTCGCGATCCCACAAGAAATTGCTGCA GATGTCTATTCATCTGACAGAGTGGTTGACGCAGGAACCCCATCACAAGAAATGCCAACATGCATCAAAGACAGAGATGATCTCCTGAGATGGATGTGTGAGTCTTTTCTAGGAACATATGTCCAGAGAAATGAAGAAGTTGAACAGGATAATTCAACTACAGTTCCAGATGAAGAATGTTCAGAGAATCAACAGGCTAGAGCTGAAGATGCTGCAAGAGAAGAAGTGACCCCAACTCAAGCAGGAGAGGCTAGTAGAGGAAAAAGTACAGATGCTCCCACTAGTGTTGAAGAAGAGGTTGCTACTATTCTAA CTTCAAATAAGAAGTTCAAGACTGTAGTTGAGAGAGGACTTGTagttgaaataataatagatgaaGTGGCTTTTGAAAAGTATGGGTTGGCTGAACTACTGAAAGAAAGGTATCTTTACAAGTCTTCAACATTTGCTGAAAGCTATAGTTTGTCACTAGTGCAAGAATTTTACAGTAATCTGCTGCCATCTGACAAAGGCATCACTAGAGTTTATGTTCGAGGTAAGTGGATTTCTTTTACTCTAGTTTTCCTGAACAAATTCCTGGAGTTTAAATCGGAGGTGAAAGGTAACTATGAAGAAGGGATAGAGTTGAATGAAGATGTTCTGAAAGATATTACTGGAGGAAGAATAGAATCGTGGGGAGAAGAGACAAGACTTTCAGCCTCCACCCTCATAGCCAAGTACAATGTTCTGTTTAGACTTGGCATTCAGAATTGGTTACCAATCCCACACAATTTTAGCATAGTAAAGGAGCTCGCGCTTCTATTGTTTGCTGTTGGTACCGGCAAGAAGTTCAATCTGGGAAGGCAGATCTTCCAGAACATTGTAAAAGAAACTAACTATACAAGCTCCTCAACATCACTTGGGTACCCTGCACCACTATCACAGTATTTATTACAACATGGAGTACAACTCAGGAAGGGAGAAGCAGTCACAGTAGTGAAAAAACTGAAGATTTCTTAG